One genomic window of Salvia miltiorrhiza cultivar Shanhuang (shh) chromosome 4, IMPLAD_Smil_shh, whole genome shotgun sequence includes the following:
- the LOC131023128 gene encoding uncharacterized protein LOC131023128 encodes MFYIPCIIGDTRIDQAMLDLGALINVIPLTIYQELKIGPLKPTRVAIQLADGSSVYPEGIVEDVLVKVQDLIFPADFYVLNMGGSKAKPIVMLLDRPFLKTAQTQIDYAIGKLTCQFDGETVTFNLFKATKHPADIESVEFVDIMDRVVDHVVPSMHRNGEYDLKNEMKIMEAMIGDLEQGEVEKMQLQDHQPLEVTPLGEDDRLLPSQVRAPNLELKPLPNHLKYIYL; translated from the coding sequence ATGTTCTACATACCATGCATCATTGGAGATACAAGGATCGACCAAGCTATGCTGGACTTGGGCGCGTTGATCAATGTCATACCTTTGACCATATACCAAGAGCTAAAGATAGGACCACTCAAACCCACCCGAGTGGCGATCCAATTGGCGGACGGGTCAAGTGTGTACCCTGAGGGCATAGTGGAGGACGTTCTTGTTAAGGTCCAAGACCTTATTTTTCCAGCCGACTTCTATGTGCTCAACATGGGAGGTTCCAAGGCAAAGCCGATAGTAATGCTTCTGGACAGACCATTCCTCAAGACGGCTCAAACCCAAATTGATTATGCAATCGGGAAGCTAACGTGCCAATTCGATGGAGAAACTGTGACTTTCAACTTGTTCAAGGCAACCAAGCACCCAGCTGACATTGAGAGTGTAGAGTTCGTTGATATCATGGATCGAGTGGTGGACCATGTTGTGCCCTCTATGCACAGAAATGGAGAATATGACCTGAAGAACGAGATGAAAAtaatggaagctatgatcggaGACTTGGAGCAAGGGGAGGTAGAGAAAATGCAACTTCAAGACCATCAACCCTTGGAGGTCACACCTTTAGGGGAGGACGACAGATTGCTACCGTCCCAGGTCAGAGCACCCAATCTTGAGTTAAAACCACTCCCCAACCATTTAAAGTACATCTACCTGTGA